TGCTCAAGATTCAAAATCCGTTGTGCGCGCCTCGTCGTGCATCCTGCGGCTCCCGGCGCAAGAAAGAGCGGGCACGACGCGATCGATGACCGTGCTCCATGCTCGGTCACGTTCACGGAATAAGCGCATCGACGGATACCACGACGTGTTCTCACCGTTCCCGGCCCATCGCCAATCGGGGCGGTGTTGCAGCATCGTCCACACCGGAACGCCGAGCGCACCGGCGAGATGCGCATAGGCGGTATCGACGGAGATGACGAGATCGAGCTGGGCGATCGCGGCGGCCGCGTCGTCGAAGTCGCGGAAGGATTCGCCGATCCGGACGATGTCGAAGCCGACATCGACATCCGGTTCCATCATCAGCGAAAAATATCGAACGTTCGGGATGCCGCCCAGCGGCGCGAGCCGCTTCGGTGATAACGATCGCGCGAAATCGAAGACGTTCGCAGGATTCCCGCCCCATGTCAGCCCGACGCGATAGCCTCCGTACCCGCTCAGCTGCGCTTTCCAGTATGCGCTGCGTTCGCGCTCCGGCACGAGGTACGGCGGGGCGATACCGGCGTCGATGCCGAGAATGCGCGGAAGCGACATCAGACGCACGTAGGCATCGTAGCTCGCCGGATCCGCCGCCTTGTGCTCGACGACCTCGTCGACGCCCGGCATTCGCCGCATGATTCCCGCAATCGGCCGAAGACACTCCACGATCACGCGCTCCGCGCGCTGCCGCAGCGCGGGAAGATAGCGTGCCATCTGCAGCATGTCCCCGAACCCTTGCTGGTGCACGACGAGCATGCGCGTGCCGGTGAGGTCGCCGCCGCCCCACGGCGCTCTGCCGCCGAAACGCTTGAGGCACGATGTCAATTCGTTGAGCCAATTACATTCGACGTGACTAAGAGCGCCCGAGAGATCACCATTCCACGCGAGCAAGTTGCCGATCAGGGTGTGGACGTTGACGTTGCCCGGAGCGAGATTCCACGCACGTTCCGCCATTGCGAAGGCCTGCGCGACGTCGCCGGCGTCGAAGAAAATCAGTGCTTGGCGTAGGCGCGCCG
The window above is part of the Candidatus Baltobacteraceae bacterium genome. Proteins encoded here:
- a CDS encoding tetratricopeptide repeat protein — protein: MLWNAFDHVNLARALLSHGHYDGALTACSIGLRRTPESAELHVLLARAYDGLGHPNEALAACERALELEHDGPSALAARLRQALIFFDAGDVAQAFAMAERAWNLAPGNVNVHTLIGNLLAWNGDLSGALSHVECNWLNELTSCLKRFGGRAPWGGGDLTGTRMLVVHQQGFGDMLQMARYLPALRQRAERVIVECLRPIAGIMRRMPGVDEVVEHKAADPASYDAYVRLMSLPRILGIDAGIAPPYLVPERERSAYWKAQLSGYGGYRVGLTWGGNPANVFDFARSLSPKRLAPLGGIPNVRYFSLMMEPDVDVGFDIVRIGESFRDFDDAAAAIAQLDLVISVDTAYAHLAGALGVPVWTMLQHRPDWRWAGNGENTSWYPSMRLFRERDRAWSTVIDRVVPALSCAGSRRMHDEARTTDFES